In a genomic window of Gadus macrocephalus chromosome 9, ASM3116895v1:
- the si:ch211-216l23.2 gene encoding nuclear receptor coactivator 5 has translation MSSWAKSSGTGRRPQSTPNGSQTHRSFRRPAPYPTREDRTEEHKDILKSYEELEQQHKYSSNMQFEGYQRPPNAKTEGYSPTDRRKALYQRFYRQVQDEKEPADCVVLSITNQCMDYPKSLGECLQERGLSVEMLYLQAESGLTRALQDIRADGSPLCILVEHTNVALSSCTVIIFSESLKIHRNMPKDQAMDFVAAEYNRGLVKERPPKEPADMAARASQLLSDFLDRQKVERHAVPSDTRQLLLLLAEGVHLYPEELATLSQYLRSRQDHMQASTTDGKRGNMLPPGLGKPPPLLPTPPSAPLTLPGPGGPLAGPAGEPQPGPLLSPSGSYPKTKPPPLLSLHRAPGPHGPPHGPPHGTHLGPAPPRGPPSLHSPYNGPRPHGPPHNHVPQYYQGPRGSPHGARGGPPSLKSLRPHTPLMPVPGGPNIRSSGPRR, from the exons ATGTCTTCGTGGGCGAAATCTTCTGGCACTGGCAGGCGACCACAATCGACACCAAATGGAAG TCAAACACACCGATCGTTTCGAAGACCAGCGCCTTACCCGACCCGGGAGGACCGAACAGAGGAGCATAAGGATATACTTAAAAG ctatgAAGAACTAGAACAACAGCACAAGTACAGTAGCAACATGCAGTTTGAAGGATATCAGCGACCACCAAATG CCAAGACTGAGGGATACAGCCCCACAGACAGACGTAAGGCCTTGTACCAGAGGTTCTACAGACAGGTCCAGGATGAGAAAGAGCCGGCAGATTGTGTGGTGCTCTCCATCACCAATCAGTGCAT GGATTACCCAAAGTCACTAGGCGAGTGTTTGCAGGAGCGTGGCCTGTCAGTGGAAATGCTCTACCTTCAGGCGGAGTCGGGCCTGACCCGGGCTCTGCAGGACATCCGGGCCGACGGCTCCCCGTTATGTATTCTGGTGGAGCACACAAACGTAGCTCTCTCCTCCTGCACTGTAATCATATTCTCAGAGTCCCTCAAAA TCCACCGCAACATGCCCAAGGACCAAGCCATGGACTTTGTGGCTGCGGAGTACAACCGGGGCCTCGTCAAAGAGCGGCCCCCGAAGGAGCCGGCGGACATGGCCGCGCGGGCCTCCCAGCTGCTCAGCGACTTCCTGGACCGCCAGAAGGTGGAGCGGCACGCCGTGCCGTCTGACACGCGccagctcctgctgctgctggcggagGGGGTGCACCTGTACCCCGAGGAGCTGGCCACGCTCTCCCAGTACCTGCGCTCTCGCCAGGACCACATGCAAG CTTCCACCACAGATGGGAAGAGGGGCAACATGTTACCTCCCGGTCTGGGGAAACCTCCTCCCCTGCTCCCTACTCCGCCCAGCGCCCCTTTAACCCTGCCCGGGCCTGGGGGGCCCCTGGCTGGTCCCGCTGGCGAGCCGCAGCCCGGCCCTCTGTTGTCCCCGTCAG gctCCTACCCCAAAACCAAGCCTCCTCCCCTGTTATCACTGCATCGGGCCCCGGGCCCACACGGACCCCCACACGGCCCCCCCCATGGGACTCATCTTGGCCCCGCACCTCCTCGTGGCCCACCATCTTTACACAGTCCCTATAATGGCCCTCGCCCCCATGGGCCCCCACACAACCATGTTCCACAATACTACCAGGGCCCCCGTGGCAGTCCTCATGGGGCCAGAGggggccccccctccctgaAGAGCCTTCGCCCCCACACCCCACTTATGCCTGTACCAG GTGGACCGAATATAAGATCCAGTGGGCCCAGGCGCTGA